In the Micromonospora narathiwatensis genome, one interval contains:
- a CDS encoding Replicase polyprotein 1ab, translated as MAETVARHLVATGLLIDEDPAEALAHALAARRLASRIAAVREAVGLAAYHAGEWQTAIAELRTYHRMTGLQSHLAVLADCERALGRPERAIDLFRGADQDKVDKAVAIELLIVAAGARGDLGQKDAAVAMLQVRELTNDSTEPWAARLRYAYADALLAVGRREEAREWFSRATDVDAEGETDAAERLLELDGVVIEGDDEEDEELAADPGSAGAVATEPDADLTGADRPDEDDELDEDDEDDELDGDVDEFDDDDEFDDEDDDLDADDDELDGDAGPRAQDRRREESADPGERDDAPAGYRDRDGADLGDDELTDAEASSLADAAGASDPSDASEAARDRGDAPAAVDGDAAPGREAEADRR; from the coding sequence GTGGCGGAAACCGTCGCCCGGCACCTCGTCGCGACCGGCCTGCTGATCGACGAGGACCCGGCGGAGGCGCTGGCGCACGCGTTGGCCGCCCGCCGGCTCGCCTCGCGGATCGCCGCGGTGCGGGAGGCGGTCGGGCTGGCCGCGTACCACGCCGGGGAGTGGCAGACGGCCATTGCCGAGCTGCGGACGTACCACCGGATGACCGGGCTGCAGAGCCACCTGGCGGTGCTGGCCGACTGCGAGCGGGCGCTGGGCCGCCCGGAGCGGGCGATCGACCTGTTCCGCGGCGCGGACCAGGACAAGGTCGACAAGGCGGTCGCGATCGAGCTGCTGATCGTCGCCGCCGGGGCGCGGGGTGACCTCGGGCAGAAGGACGCGGCCGTGGCGATGCTGCAGGTGCGCGAGCTGACCAACGACTCGACGGAGCCGTGGGCGGCACGGCTGCGTTACGCGTACGCGGACGCGCTGCTGGCCGTGGGCCGGCGCGAGGAGGCGCGGGAGTGGTTCTCCCGGGCCACCGACGTGGACGCCGAGGGCGAGACCGACGCCGCCGAGCGGCTGCTCGAACTCGACGGCGTGGTCATCGAGGGCGACGACGAGGAGGACGAGGAGCTCGCGGCCGACCCGGGTAGCGCCGGTGCCGTAGCGACCGAACCGGACGCCGACCTCACCGGCGCCGACCGGCCCGACGAGGACGACGAACTCGACGAGGACGACGAGGACGACGAACTCGACGGCGACGTGGACGAGTTCGACGACGACGACGAGTTCGACGACGAGGACGATGACCTCGACGCGGACGATGACGAGCTGGACGGTGACGCGGGCCCCCGGGCCCAGGACCGCCGCCGCGAGGAGTCGGCCGACCCCGGGGAGCGCGATGACGCGCCGGCCGGGTACCGCGACCGGGACGGCGCGGACCTCGGCGACGACGAGCTGACCGACGCCGAGGCGTCCTCGCTCGCCGACGCGGCAGGTGCCTCGGACCCGTCGGACGCCTCGGAAGCCGCGCGGGACCGGGGCGACGCGCCGGCCGCCGTGGACGGTGACGCGGCGCCGGGCCGCGAGGCGGAGGCGGACCGCCGGTGA
- a CDS encoding HAD-IIA family hydrolase yields the protein MTTSAGERLVDGYALVVFDLDGVIYLIDRPIPGAVEAVGRLHAEGRLVAYATNNASRRSSEVADLLTGMGVPARAEEVLTSAAATAELLRDRLPAGAPVLVVGAEALRAELRAVGLRPVSTVDEQPAAVAQGYGPQVGWVELAEASLAVRAGAPWYATNTDRTLPSPRGPLPGNGSLVAVLRTALGRDPDVVVGKPEPALFATAARRAGAGRTLVVGDRLDTDIEGARRAGLDSLLVLTGVSDVPELLTAPEPRRPTYVSIDLAGLFDPAAVVRVPGTPDVGGWSVTVSDGGLALDGAGRPLDALAALCAVAWSAGADPRVRPASPAAGEALDALGLSG from the coding sequence GTGACCACGAGCGCCGGGGAACGGCTGGTCGACGGGTACGCCCTGGTCGTATTCGACCTGGACGGGGTGATCTATCTGATCGACCGACCGATCCCCGGCGCGGTCGAGGCGGTCGGCCGGCTGCACGCCGAGGGCCGGCTGGTCGCGTACGCGACCAACAACGCCTCGCGCCGCTCCAGCGAGGTGGCCGACCTGCTCACCGGCATGGGCGTACCGGCCCGGGCGGAGGAGGTGCTCACCTCGGCCGCCGCCACTGCCGAGCTGCTGCGCGACCGGCTGCCGGCCGGCGCGCCGGTGCTGGTGGTCGGGGCGGAGGCGCTGCGGGCGGAGCTGCGCGCCGTCGGGCTGCGCCCGGTGTCGACGGTCGACGAGCAGCCCGCCGCCGTCGCCCAGGGCTACGGCCCGCAGGTCGGCTGGGTCGAGCTCGCCGAGGCGTCTCTCGCGGTACGGGCGGGTGCGCCCTGGTACGCGACGAACACCGACCGGACCCTGCCGAGCCCGCGCGGCCCGTTGCCGGGCAACGGCTCCCTGGTCGCGGTGCTGCGTACCGCGCTGGGGCGGGACCCGGACGTGGTGGTGGGCAAGCCGGAGCCGGCCCTGTTCGCCACCGCCGCCCGTCGGGCCGGTGCCGGGCGGACCCTGGTGGTCGGCGACCGCCTGGACACCGATATCGAGGGAGCCCGCCGGGCCGGCCTGGACAGCCTGCTGGTGCTCACCGGCGTCAGCGACGTACCCGAGCTGCTGACCGCCCCCGAGCCGCGCCGGCCGACGTACGTCTCCATCGACCTGGCCGGGCTGTTCGACCCGGCGGCGGTGGTGCGGGTGCCGGGTACGCCCGACGTCGGTGGCTGGTCGGTGACCGTGTCCGATGGCGGGCTGGCTCTCGACGGCGCGGGACGCCCGCTCGACGCCCTCGCCGCGCTCTGCGCGGTGGCCTGGTCGGCGGGGGCCGACCCGCGGGTGCGGCCGGCGTCCCCGGCGGCGGGGGAGGCCCTCGACGCGCTGGGCCTGTCCGGCTGA
- a CDS encoding alkyl sulfatase C-terminal domain-containing protein — MASVDECRQALQELAARLDRHADAAGRIDLDRTLACRITDLDTAFHGRLQEGRLIDLTDGDDPQAKIALSTSSDDLVALVHGQLDLAKAVAGRRVSIKANPFDLMKLRKLI, encoded by the coding sequence GTGGCCAGCGTGGACGAGTGCCGGCAGGCGTTGCAGGAGTTGGCCGCCCGGCTGGACCGGCACGCCGACGCGGCGGGCCGGATCGACCTCGACCGCACCCTGGCCTGCCGGATCACCGACCTGGACACCGCGTTTCACGGCCGCCTCCAAGAGGGCCGGCTGATCGACCTGACCGACGGCGACGACCCGCAGGCCAAGATCGCGCTCAGCACCAGCAGCGACGACCTGGTCGCGCTGGTGCACGGCCAGCTCGACCTGGCCAAGGCGGTGGCCGGCCGCCGGGTGTCCATCAAGGCGAACCCGTTCGACCTGATGAAGCTGCGCAAGCTGATCTGA
- a CDS encoding phasin family protein, with protein sequence MQDAWRAYLELAMGLTEAPRKKAQDAVRRVVGQGGATAAQLQALAEELVSTGVANREALTKLVRFEVDRALGAVGLATADEVAELTRRVRELERQLREAKSAPTPTTGTAPAEPAAAAPVSALPDRPAPTPTKAVAKKAVAKKAVAKKAIAKKPAASAVPQTSAEGSPATPAKKATGRRQTGGAGS encoded by the coding sequence ATGCAGGACGCGTGGCGCGCCTACCTCGAGCTGGCCATGGGCCTGACGGAGGCGCCCCGGAAGAAGGCCCAGGACGCCGTGCGGCGCGTGGTCGGCCAGGGCGGTGCCACCGCCGCCCAGCTCCAGGCGCTCGCCGAGGAACTGGTCTCCACCGGCGTGGCGAACCGGGAGGCGCTGACCAAGCTGGTCCGCTTCGAGGTGGACCGCGCGCTGGGCGCGGTCGGGCTGGCCACCGCCGACGAGGTCGCCGAGCTGACCCGCCGGGTGCGGGAGTTGGAACGGCAGCTCCGCGAGGCGAAGAGCGCCCCGACGCCGACGACGGGGACCGCCCCGGCCGAGCCGGCGGCCGCGGCCCCCGTCTCCGCGCTGCCGGACCGGCCGGCGCCCACCCCAACGAAGGCGGTGGCGAAGAAGGCCGTGGCGAAGAAAGCGGTGGCGAAGAAGGCGATCGCGAAGAAGCCGGCCGCCTCGGCGGTGCCGCAGACCTCGGCCGAGGGATCGCCGGCCACGCCGGCGAAGAAGGCGACCGGCCGCAGGCAGACCGGCGGTGCCGGGTCGTGA
- a CDS encoding TlyA family RNA methyltransferase gives MARRTRLDAELVRRGLARSREQAAALVEAGRVQLRGVPARKVAAMVDPADPLLVTGEDPTTEYVSRGGHKLAGALAAFAPGGLGVTGRRCLDAGASTGGFTDVLLRAGAAEVVAVDVGYGQLAWSLRTDERVHVFERTNVRTLTPEAIGGAVDLTVADLSFISLRLVLPALAGCTRPDGDLALMVKPQFEVGKERVGAGGVVRDPALRAEAVLDVAAAAAQLGLGLADVAASPLPGPSGNVEFFVWLRRDAPAADPERVRAVVAAGPQGFPSPADAPDSASEEVPG, from the coding sequence ATGGCACGTCGTACCCGGCTGGATGCCGAACTCGTCCGCCGCGGTCTCGCCCGCTCCCGCGAGCAGGCGGCCGCGCTGGTGGAGGCCGGCCGCGTCCAACTGCGCGGAGTGCCCGCCCGCAAGGTCGCCGCGATGGTCGACCCGGCGGACCCGTTGCTGGTCACCGGTGAGGACCCCACCACCGAGTACGTCTCCCGGGGCGGGCACAAGCTGGCCGGCGCGCTGGCCGCGTTCGCGCCCGGCGGGCTGGGCGTCACCGGCCGCCGCTGCCTGGACGCCGGTGCCTCCACCGGCGGTTTCACCGACGTGCTGCTGCGCGCCGGAGCCGCCGAGGTGGTGGCCGTCGACGTCGGGTACGGCCAGTTGGCCTGGTCGCTGCGCACCGACGAGCGGGTGCACGTCTTCGAGCGCACCAACGTGCGTACCCTCACGCCGGAGGCGATCGGCGGCGCGGTCGACCTCACGGTGGCCGACCTGTCGTTCATCTCGCTGCGGCTGGTGCTGCCGGCCCTGGCCGGCTGCACGAGGCCGGACGGCGATCTGGCGCTGATGGTCAAGCCGCAGTTCGAGGTGGGCAAGGAACGGGTCGGCGCGGGCGGCGTGGTCCGCGACCCGGCGCTGCGCGCCGAGGCGGTGCTCGACGTGGCCGCCGCGGCGGCGCAGCTCGGCCTGGGGCTGGCCGACGTGGCGGCCAGCCCGCTGCCGGGGCCGAGCGGCAACGTCGAGTTCTTCGTATGGTTACGCCGGGACGCGCCCGCCGCGGACCCGGAGCGGGTACGCGCGGTGGTGGCCGCCGGCCCGCAGGGCTTCCCGTCCCCGGCCGACGCGCCGGATTCCGCGAGTGAGGAGGTGCCCGGGTGA
- a CDS encoding NAD kinase: MSRTALLVTHTGRRRSTEHARAVAADLIAAGFEVRVVAEEADDLDLPGVVPVTGPEAAEGAEIVFALGGDGTFLRAAELARPAKAPLLGINLGKVGFLAEAEIDDLDSAVRDVVGRNYTVDERLTLDVTAEFDGGPTIESWALNEISVEKGERAQMLELLVDVDGRPLSRYGCDGVVCATPTGSTAYAFSGGGPVVWPEVEALLLVPISAHALFSRPLVTAPTSTFAITVDPFTTLAVLCCDGRRVYDLPPGARVTVRRGTLPVRIVRLKARPFTDRLVAKFDLPVQGWRGSRR; this comes from the coding sequence GTGAGCCGGACAGCTCTGCTGGTGACGCACACCGGCCGTCGCCGCAGCACCGAGCACGCGCGGGCGGTGGCGGCGGACCTCATCGCGGCCGGCTTCGAGGTGCGGGTGGTGGCTGAGGAGGCCGACGACCTCGACCTGCCCGGCGTGGTGCCGGTGACCGGCCCGGAGGCCGCCGAGGGCGCCGAGATCGTCTTCGCGCTCGGCGGGGACGGCACCTTCCTGCGCGCCGCCGAGCTGGCCCGGCCGGCGAAGGCGCCGCTGCTCGGCATCAACCTCGGCAAGGTCGGCTTCCTGGCCGAGGCGGAGATCGACGACCTGGACAGCGCGGTACGCGACGTGGTCGGGCGTAACTACACCGTGGACGAACGGCTCACCCTGGACGTGACCGCCGAGTTCGACGGCGGCCCGACGATCGAGTCGTGGGCGTTGAACGAGATCAGCGTGGAGAAGGGCGAGCGCGCCCAGATGCTGGAACTGCTCGTCGACGTGGACGGCCGGCCGCTGTCCCGGTACGGCTGCGACGGTGTGGTCTGCGCGACTCCGACCGGCTCCACCGCGTACGCGTTCTCCGGCGGCGGGCCGGTGGTCTGGCCGGAGGTGGAGGCGCTGCTGCTGGTGCCGATCAGCGCGCACGCGCTGTTCAGCCGACCGTTGGTGACCGCGCCGACGTCCACCTTCGCGATCACGGTGGACCCGTTCACCACCCTCGCCGTCCTGTGCTGCGACGGGCGACGGGTCTACGACCTGCCGCCGGGCGCCCGGGTCACCGTGCGCCGGGGCACGCTGCCGGTGCGGATCGTGCGGCTCAAGGCGCGTCCGTTCACCGACCGGCTGGTGGCCAAGTTCGACCTGCCGGTGCAGGGCTGGCGCGGCAGCCGCCGCTGA